The genomic DNA GAAGCAAATCGTCCGCGCCGACGGGCTGGGCTCGTGGATCCGTCTGCTGGAGGACGCCCGAAATCTGGCGAAGGAGACCTCGACCAAGATGACCTGGGGGCGGGTGCTGGCCGCCTACTGCCTGGCACAGGCGCAGGAGGAGGCGGTATGAGCGCGCACCCCCAGCACCTTGTCTCGGTCCGGTACAGCGGGGACACCTACATGGCCCGAGTGAATGGCACCGGGGTCAAGGCCAGCTGCACGATGGGACCGGAGCCGGCCGCGCAGGCGGCGGCGCGAAAGTTTTGCCGAGGCGACCTCTTCCGACTTCACAGGGTGACGGACGGCATCTGGTACTTGGATGACCTGAGATCCGAACAAAAGCCATGAGCACACAAAAGGAATTCAAACGGCGGGGGCGGCGGCGTGGGTGGACCCAGTGCGAGAGAATCCGTCGCCGCCTCGTGGCGGCACAGGGCGCCTGGGTGCCGATGCCCGTGCTGGCCAGGGTGGGTGCAGGCAACCCGCAGGGATTCTGCATCGTCCACTCCCGGGTGGCAGATCTGCGCGAGCGCGGCCTCCAGGTGGAACAGCGCAGCGAGTGGCACAACGGGCAGTGCCTCAGTTTCTACCGATTAAACGTCACCAATTCTGAATCATGAAATCGCTTATCTCAAAAATCGCCGGATTCGGTCTGTTTCTCGTCGTGCTGATTGGCGCGGCAATTGGATTCTTCTGGGGGGGCAGTGCGGCAGTCGCCGCATTGACTCGCGCCGCTGCAGAGATGCGAGGCATGCCTCCGGGGTATACGCTCCAATGCTCATCGTACGGTCTGTTCCGGGCTGTCAGACCGTCCGGAATTCCTGTGTGGGTAGTGGGATCGACGAGGAGGCTCGAAGCGATCAATGACGCGTGGGAGGACTATCAGTGGCATGAGAAGCGTGCATTGTCCGCGACCCAAACCTGGCACGACTGCGAATGAATAGGAGGAGCTCATGAAGACCGAAATCTCTCCATTCCCGCACGATGGCAGCTACGTGTCGGCCAGGGCCCATCGGGACGGCACGATTGATCGGCTGCGGCGTGTCGTTGCCACGCTGCGCACCCGGATTCAGGTGCTCAAGCTGGCCGTGACCTGCACTTGCTGCGCCCTGGTCGTCTTGGTCTCCATCACCCAGCCGCGGGCCACGGCGAACGTGGTCCTTATACTTGCCCTGGTCGTCCTGGTGGTAGGCGGTGCCATGTACGCCTGCTTCCGGGGCGACGATGACATCGGCGTCCAGTAACCCCCCATCCTCATGTCCAATCGAATCAAGTCCAAGGGGCCCCTCATTCAGACTCGGGAGGAGGCCGAAACGGTGCTCGGCCTGCTCCGGGCCCAAGTCATCACGCGCAGTGCAATGGCGGCCGAACGCGAGCTCGAACTCAAGGCTGTGGATGACCGGTTCAAGGATGAACTGCTGCAGCTCGGCACGGACATCCAGACCAACACGGAGATGCTGCGCGCCTGGGCGGATGGGCACCCGGAAGCATTCGGCACCGCCAAGAGCCTCCAGATGACCCACGGCGTCGTCGGATGGCGAACAGGCAATCCATCGCTGAAGCCGCTGTCGGGGTTCACTTGGGATCGCGTGCTCGAGAAGTTGCGCAACCTGACTCCTTACAAGGGATTCATCCGCACCAAGGAGGAGGTGGACAAGGCCGCGATCCTCGCGATGCGCGACGAACTGTCCCCTCAGGATCTGCGGCACATGGGCGTCCGCGTGGTCCAGGAGGAGACGTTCTACGTCGAGCCGCGGATTGACGCCCCCGATGAACGACAGGTGGTGCCGGCGGAGGGGCGGCCATGACCATTTCCTACTCGTCACTGGATCCGGAGGCGGCCCGTCCCGCCCTCAGCGTGGGCACTGCTGTTGCGCCCGAATGGCGGTCACCGGAGTCGCCCCAAGAGGCGATCCAGAACGCCGCGGACGCTGTGATCCGCGCGTTTGGGGTGACTCGGGACGAGTTGCTCGGCCGCAGCCGTCCCGAGCGTATCGTGCGGGCGCGGCAGGCGTGGTACATGCTCACCCTGGAACTGTCGTCGCTGTGTCCCTACGAACTGGGGGCCTGGATCGGTCGAAACCATGGGACCATCCGGGCGGGCATCATCGCGACCCGCGCGCGAATTGATACAATCCCGGCGGTGTGCGCCATGTATGCCGCCGCACGTCGCCATGCCGGCCTGACCCAATGACCCCCAAGCAGACCCAGCTCTATTGGCGCGAATGGGCGGCGGTGCGGCGCGCCGATCCCTCCGCGGATCGGCACGAGATCCAGGCGCGCGCGATCGGGTGTACCCGGTCGTCGAAGCTCCTGACGAACCGCGATCTGGATCTGGTGCTCGGCGCATTCCGCGCGATCTCGGATCCAGGATCACTGGGGCCGCAGCTCCGGGCACAGAACCAGGTGAGGGCACGATTGGAGCACCGCTTGGCGGAGATCACCCAGTGCCTGGGCGTGTACGTGGAGGACCCAGCTGGCTACGTGGCCCGGGTCGTGTCGGATCGCCGACCGCCGAGCCCTGGAGGCACCGTCGGGGTGGACGATCTGAGCCACGAGCCCAGACTGATCCGCAGACGCGCCAGCGGCGAACTGTTGGAGATTCCCAGTGAACTCCTCCAGCTCGTCATGACCCTTTGGGCGCGGCTGCAGGCCATGCGCAACGCCCGCCACCACAGCTTGGCCGATATGTACTCGGCCGCCGGCATACCCCCTGAGCGCTGGGCCAAGAAACGGACATCTGCGGCCCACAGCCCGAAAGTTCGGGGCCGGGGTCAGCACGGGGCTGACGCGCCGGCAATGGCCCTGGCGGGGGACGCACGCCCGCCAGGGCCCGGGGAGGATCCATTTTGAGCGCGAATCCACAGCGGTTCTCCAGGGGCGTCGCCCTGACGACAGCGAAGGAGATCTGCCGCGCCTTGGTCGGGGTGTGTGAGGCGTTCCCCGGTGGGGCGCCTGCGATCAAGGTGTGCGGATCGCTCCGTCGCGGCCGTCAGGAGGTGGGCGACGTGGAGATCGTATACATCCCGCGAATGGAGGCAGTGCCGGAACCGCCAGATCTTCTGGGCGCCTTGGGTGAGTTTCGCATGCGAAACATGGTGGACCTGGAGCTGGACCGACTTTTGTCCGCCGGAATTCTGGCGAAGCGGCTGAACAAACTTGGCAGGCCGACGTGGGGCGAATGCAACAAGCTCGCGATCCACCGAGCGTCCGGGGTACCGATCGATTTCTTCGCGACCTACTTCCCGGCCTGGCACGGCTACATCGTTTGCCGCACCGGCAGCGCCGAGACGAACACTCGAATCGCCACCGCCGCGCTCCGTAAGGGTTGGCGCTGGCACCCAACGGCCGGCCACTTCACCGACGTAGTTGGCCGCCGACACTGGATCCATTCCGAAGAGGACGCTTTCCGGCTCGTCGGGTTGCCCTACTTGGAGCCCAAAGACCGATGATCCGAGGTTTGAAAAGCAATGAGGCCGGAGCCGCGTTGACGCGCGGTCCGGCCAGTGCAGCCACCCCATATCGCCATGGGACGACCACAATCGAACTGGAGCGAAGGCCTCCCGTCATTTCCACAGCAATCGAAGACTGTTTTCTACGTCGAGGGAGACCCCCATGGGTTGCTCGTCGTCTCGACCGGCCGTCGGCGGAGCCTGGAGGTGGTACCGACCAGAAATGCCCAAGAGGCACTCGACTGGTGCCTCGCCAATTGCGCGGGGATGGTTTTCTCGCGACGCGGACCCGATCTGCATGGGAACTGATCCATGAACCTTGATGCGCCTCCGGAAGTGCGGGCGATAATTCTGGAAATCGACTACGAATTAACGCGGTTTCCGGGTTAGCGGCGGCACTCGCTGGCAACCTTTTCGACACCCGAGTGGAACCAGTACGCGGCAACGACCATAGAGAAAGCCACCATGAACATCTGGCCTCTTGAAGCTGGCGGCTCCCCAATTATCCAGGCTATCCAACCCCAAAAACAACCCTGAAGGATTTCCAAGATGCCGTCGATCAACCGCCAGTGGGCAGTCAGCCGAGTCACGATCCTCCTCCTGACGGTAGGGGCGTGCTTTGCCGCGTACCGGAGCAACAACGATACACTCTCCTTCACGACTGCCGCGATAATCGCTGCCACGATCCAGTTGGCGTTCTCCATCGGTCAAAAATGCCCGGCACACTTGGAGGCTCGACGATCGCCCACCGTGAGCGGTCCAGAGACTCGGGAGTGAGCAAGCACGACCGGGTTTCACGGTTCAAGGAAACTCAAGACCTCTGGTGCGCCGAAGCGTGAAACGTGGAGCGGCAAACTCAGCACAGCGATCGCCTCGGCGCCAGCAGACTCCCCAGGAGATTCGGGACACCATCCTGGGTTTCATCGGGCGCCATTTCTACGGGGGCGATCACGTCGCCGTGGCCAAGGATACTCCGCGCCTCCTCCGGTGGGTCGTTTTGAAGCCGGCTGAATGGCTGGACGAACGGGGGGTCACGATCTCGGCTGACTCCTATCGAGATCTGTTCCTCGACTCGAGATCCGGGGTGCTGATGGAGGCCATCCGACACGGTGACATTGGGTCGATCCGGTACCG from Verrucomicrobiia bacterium includes the following:
- a CDS encoding host-nuclease inhibitor Gam family protein, which gives rise to MSNRIKSKGPLIQTREEAETVLGLLRAQVITRSAMAAERELELKAVDDRFKDELLQLGTDIQTNTEMLRAWADGHPEAFGTAKSLQMTHGVVGWRTGNPSLKPLSGFTWDRVLEKLRNLTPYKGFIRTKEEVDKAAILAMRDELSPQDLRHMGVRVVQEETFYVEPRIDAPDERQVVPAEGRP